From the genome of Triticum aestivum cultivar Chinese Spring chromosome 1A, IWGSC CS RefSeq v2.1, whole genome shotgun sequence:
aactcctccacgttatggtcaatacgtgccactagtgcacgtgttgaactacggtaacatccatggagatgccatggtatttactattatgacatccgtgcatcttttgcataaattcttctaaaattgaactgcattgctaactacgaagttattactatgtttttcaacagaaaatcccgaaagattgtgtgcctcatctgatgtttcagaaaggtcgccttgatgttttgaacatactgcaggtcatcctacgaatcactccTGTCCATACCAGGTTTCTAAAAGGGATGAAGatatgacaatcaaagattggacaaaatgtatggtcaatcgtagggaggtacttggaagcaacattgtgcgaagggcacgaattggagacaggataatctccattcttcataatggagagtcagtgcctatcttgttttatgctattttaccttagagagggtatttaggtcctagctaatactcatgatcatgtgctaagaacaactaagtaggattggttagatgactatgatgatgatgagtatgacttgttattatggtatcgagtagaagttgtatgatcgatgatgatgagtatgacttgttattatgaaaccaatgatgagttatttattattatgatcgatgatgcatgatgctaagttgttatatgagcatgatgagttattttatatatatatatatatatatatatatatatatatatcagtaggtgaaatgaacatggattagattcaagtggaggcaacatgtggtgcacatcgaaaatatactaatccaaactagatcaagttatgttgcctccacttgaatctactccacgttcatttcacccatTGTTATATAaaataactaatcatggtcataaaatcatatgatggaagtactgtatataaaaccaaaacgaaaataagctgtatttttaaaaatacaggaaaagttagcaGCATCGCTTTTCAGAAGAAACGCTGCTGCTACTTACTACTATCAGTAGCGCTTTCCCaacaaaagcgctactgctaactaggtatagcagtagtgctgcctttccagcgctactgctactagttaactgtagcgccttagtggtagcgcttgtacaagcgctactgctagctataaaataagcgctactactagggttttccctagtagtgacagggCCTATCAAAGGCGTCCAAGGAAGTGCTAGTTAAATCTGGACTACAAGCTACACCCACATTCACCATGAGATGTTTTCAACTCTCAAAGAAAATGCGTCGGAACCTGACAACCATCTCTTCAAACTTTTGGCGCGGTTTAGCTAATGGTGAAAAGAAGGTGCATTGGGTAGCCTGGGACAAAATGTGCACGACCAAATGAGAAGGAGGCATGGGGTTTAGGAATTATGAAGCATTTAACCCGGCACTACTTGCAAAGCAAGCTTGGAGAATCTTACAATGTCCAGATTCATTATGTGCAAGAGTACTCTGAGCTAGGTATTTTAAGGAGGGGTCTATCATGAATGCTGCATGCCCTGCGTATGGTTCCTACACCTTTAGAAGCATCATTTTGGGCGCAATTTGCTGAGAGAAGGGCTTGTCTGGTGCATTGGAGACGAATCAAAAGTTCTAATTCATCACGACAACTGGATACCGCGTAATGGGAGTCTCACACCACTTGGTCAAATATACATGCACCGTACCACGCGGGTGAGTGACTTGCTATCCCCGGAAGGAGATGACTGGGATCATGCAAGGGTGGACATCATGTTCACGACCCACGACGCAAGAGATATAAAAAAATTTCCTATTGGCGGCCCAGGTGTTGATGACTATCTGGCATGAAACTTCACCAAGGATGGAGTCTCTATAGTCCGCTCAGCTTATCACCTCCTCATGAGTATGAAAAAGGCGaggaccggacgaccggaaccctcgTCAATGGTGAACACGCATAGACGCTGGCTTGCTTTGTGGAGAACTCATGTGCCAAACAAAAGTGAAGGTTCACTCCTGAGGATAATACACAATGGGCTTGGAGTGGGAACGGAGCTGCACAGGAGGAAAATCAAACCGGTGGTATTCCGCACGACGTGTGGCAGAGAGGAAACATTAGCGCAATGGTTCTAGTTATGCCCACACTCCCAACTATTTTGGAAGGAGCTATGCGAAAGGAGGGGCGGTCGGGTTGCTTCTTCGCCGGAGTCCTTCTAGTCGAACAAAGAGAGTGGCAGGTGGTTCTTGCAATGACTGGGCGaggcgggagaggaggagaaagaaatGATGCAGCAGGGGGTATATGGCCTTTGGCTTGCAAGGAATGAAGCTAGAGATGACAAAATAATTCAAGAAGCACATGAAATATCATATTATGTTTCTCGTTTCATGGATGAATGGAACGAGACCGTTCAAAGGAAAGCTAGAACAAAGGTGAAGACCCAACATGAGAGGTGGAAGCCACCAGAGTTGAGATGGATCTTGGTCAATACAGATGAAGCAGTGGCAATAGACAAGGTAAAGGGAGGAGGAGGGGTGGTCCTGTGTGACCACAATGGTGCCTTTCGAGGTGTTGTGGCTCACTTCTTTTTCAACGATGCTACGCCGGAGATTATTTAGTTGAAAACTTGTTGGAGGGCACTTCAGTTCGAGCGTGAGCTCGGAGTACAGAGGATTCACGTTGAGACAGATTATAAAAAGATCGTTGCCATGATCAATGAGAGCACGAAGTACCTTTTCTGCAGCTGGACGGATGCAAGCGCATCACCGGaaattttgaaataaattcaaaaataataTAAGCATCAAAAGTTGAATCACTGTCCATATGTAACCACACTCATGGAAATGCAAACACGGGCCGGGTCGAGCTGAACAGAGTCCAGATCTGAAACCAGCAACGGCATCCTCTGCCGTTTCGAATCCAGCTGGGCATAAATCTCTCTCCCATTTACCACCTCAGACCCAGATCGCAATCTCAGGACTCCTCCCCCCATCTGGAGCCGCTTTCTCCTCGCGAGTCAAACCTTTCTCTCCTCCTAGATCGGGGAGATGGAGCCGGCTACCATGGCCTGGACGCTGGCGGCGGCCGGTTTCGCGCTGGTGTACTGGTTCGTGTGGGTGATGGGCGCTGCGGAGGTGCAGGGGAAGCGCGCCGTCGACCTCCAGATGGGATCCATCGCCGACGACAAGGTCGGGGACAGGTATTCCCAGTACTGGTCCTTCTTCCGCAGCCCCAAGGAAACggccgccgcggccaccgccgaCAAGGTGCCGGCCTTCGTCGACACCTTCTACAACCTCGTCACCGACATCTACGAGTGGGGCTGGGGCCAGTCGTTCCACTTCTCGCCCTCTCTGCCCGGCCGGTCGCACCGGGAGGCGACGCGGGTgcacgaggagcgcgtggccgacCTGCTCGAGGCGCGCCCCGGGAAGCGGCTGCTCGACGTCGGCTGCGGCGTCGGCGGGCCCATGCGCGCCATCGCGGCGCACTCCGGTTCCGACGTCGTCGGGATCACCATCAACGAGTACCAGGTCAACCGCGCCCGCTCGCACAACCGCAAGGCCGGCCTGGACGCGCAATGCGAGGTGGTGTGCGGCAACTTCATGGCCATGCCGTTCCCGGACGCGTCCTTCGACGGCGCCTACTCCATCGAGGCCACCTGCCACGCGCCCAGGCTGCAGGACGTCTACGGCGAGGTGTTCCGCGTGCTCAAGCCAGGGGGCCTCTACGTCTCCTACGAGTGGGTGACCACCCCGCTGTACCGCGCCGACGACCCGGAGCACGTCGAGGCCATCCACGGCATCGAGCGCGGCGACGCCCTCCCGGGCCTGCGCCGGCAGGACGAGATCGCCGCCGTCGCCAAGGAGGTCGGCTTTGAGGTCGTCAAGGAGCTGGACCTGGCGCTGCCGCCGGCGCTCCCCTGGTGGACGCGGCTCAAGATGGGGCGCCTCTCCTACTGGCGCAACTCGCTGGTGATCCGGGCGCTCACCCTGCTGCGCGTGGCGCCCAAGGGCGTCTCCGAGGTGCACGAGATGCTGTACGAGACGGCGCATCACCTCACCCGCGGCGGCGAGACCGGCATCTTCACCCCAATGCACATGGTGCTGCTCCgcaagccggccgccgccgccgaatagACAGTAGCATCACATGCGCAAGAATGCAGCAGCGAGTCCTAGCTCTTGCCGCGGGCAGCTAGGAGCGGAATCAGACGAGGAAATGCAGCTCTTGGTTTTGATCTTAGCATGGATGAATTCTTCTGTTCTTAGACATTCTTCTTGTTCTTAGACTGAGACTGTTAATTAGTTCCGGGGAGCTCGGTATCACCCGAAATCCCCACTTTATATTTTCCCTGTTTATTAATATGTGGAAGAATCGATCTGTTTATCTTGAAGCAAACATTGGATTGGAGGACTCGTCCCTCACCGACTCACCGTCTGCTCCATTCTGGCTTTGCTGCGAGTTCGTTGTGTTTACTGCAGTGATTGTGTCTGACACTCTGACCGCCGGCGTGGACGTGTGTGGTTTGACACGGTGGGCCTTTGGATTCCGTccggcggccggcggccggcggccggcggcaggGCGCCTGGGCCGAGATCGGATCTGCGGTTGAGTTACTTACTAGGTCGGATCTGCGGTTCAGTTACTTACTAGGTGTACTATATTTCTGCGTGCGGGAGGAATCTGGAATCTGGATGCCTCTGAGATCTGGCTGTAAGCCTGTGCCATATCATCAAAGAGCCAGCTTAAAGCCGAGCCATATTAATAAGCTAGCTATACCCTGGCTGTTAAGTGGGCTTCATTAAAGCTTTAAATTATTAGTTCTTTAAGCTGGGTATAAACACGATTGGGTGGAATCTCCTAGCGTTGGCCTAGCGCCAGCGGTGTGAGCTGCAAGCGTGCTATAGCCGGGAGACTGCAGGAGAGCCCGCTCCATTCTCTTTCCTGCTTTCTCTCTCTGCCACGTAGGATTTGGATGAGCTGGCAAATGCTATAGCCTGCTGACTTATTATAGAGGTAAATACATAGGTCTTAGAACTTGCACGCGGCGATCACTTTGATGCACAAAGTTGCAAAATACGTGTTTGGGGTCACTAAACTTGCGAGACTGTTCAAATACAGTCACTCTCTCTGTACGCGAGCGTATCCGTCGATGCCAGCATGGGATGGGATGGGCCCGCTGTCAATGACACATGGACGCATTTTTGCACAaaaccccttcttcttcttctatgtAAAATAAAAAATCAACAATCGATGGGACGAAAAGTTTAACTGCCAGATCTCGAACCCCGACCTAATGCTAGTACAATACAGGTCACACAAACTACGCCACACATCTGTAGACAGCTATTAAGAGTAACTAAGATTAATGTACAAAAACGGAAGCGCTCATGGAACAGAAATGGGCTGTGGTCCGGCGACCCATTTTGCACTTGTTTATTTTTCAGAAATTTGTAGATAGTATGCAAATTATAATGCCATTAATAAGATAATTTCAAATAATTTTCATGTATTATTGTAAAATAATACTTATGAATTATAAAAAATGTTTGCATAATAATAACACAAATAGTTTTTAAATATTCATAATAACACCTATTCGTTTTATTTGAGAAATTCGTGGATCAGAAAAAATTGTTCATGTATTATTTTCAAATAATATTGTTTGTGCAATTCAAAATATGTACATGCGTTAAAAAAACTACATGTcatttataaaaatgtttaaacACTGAAAAATATTCATGTAAATTAAGAAATGTAcattgcatttaaaaaatgttgacacatttcaaaaaaaattgtgagTTTTACACAATGTACAATTATGCTCGCATGGTTCAAAAAACTGTTCGCGTAGTTTTTCTATtgcatgaacatattttgaattacacgaacattttttacaatgtttaaacattttttaaaatggcaCATACTTATAGAGAACAAGAGTAATAAAAACATATACATTGTCTATCTCTAAATTACATCACATGTCGCAGTTGCTTGGTGGTTGGCTTATGCGCGAGTGAATCTCCATGTCACAGGTTCGAGCCCACCGGCCGCACTTTGCATTCTTATTATTAGAAGACATAAATTTTTTCATTATCACTTTTTGGGTCCACCCGGATAGGATATATAGTATAATATAATAGTGCaaagtaaacacatgatactgttgGCGTGGTGGTTGTTCAATCGTGCCACTTAGCAGTACGTCCAAGTATGGAACCCCGCCGCCCCACTATTTTTCTTATTTTAGGGGTTCCTatgtaaataaaaaaagaaatgcgGACTTTTCTACAAATCTATCATACAAGAGCAATTACGGTGGCTGACAGGGGGCCCGTGCCATACTGGCGTCTACGGATACGCATGCGTACGGTGAGAGTGACTGTATTTGAACGGCCTCGCAAGTTTAGTGACCACAAACACGTATTTTACAACTTTGTGCACCAAAGTAACCGCCGCACACAAGTTTTAAGACCTCTGGTGTATTTACCTCCTTATTATACATGCTCTAGGAATCTACTCAGCAGATCCAAACCGGTGTGGCATATGCCCTTGTCCTCTGAATCTCAAGCAAAGCGACAATACACAAATACACAAATCTGAACCCTTCGATGCACAAATCCGAACCCTTCAACGTTCGTGGACCAGGCGTATTGCTTTGATCCCTCATTTTTCTGGCACACAACTACGATCCTCACTTTGAATCCTCATATAATCAAACACATTGTGTCCATCATACAGCGCGCAACCCGATCTCTTTTTTTAGAAACACTTGTTAttttattcatactcataacaattacAGGTACATTGATTTGGATCTAAGATCTAAGAAAATGCTACAAAGTAACTTATATGACTAAAAATTATAATGAAATCTCCTGAAAAACACCTTCTTCGCAGTATTAATCTCTGCTCGAAGATATACTCCAAAGACTTCAGTAAAGAGGCTGCAATTGAACTGAAGCAATGATGTTAACACCCTTTCACCGAGACGAACATTATCAATAATGGGTTTTCAAAGCGCCTTGAGTCGCTCATCCAAAAAGATGGGAAGTCTTGATCGATGAACGTACCTGGCTCGGGCATGATCCTTTAGAAGTGCAGATCGTCGAATCACTATAAGATTTCACCTTCACAAAGAATCAGACCAACAAAAAAAGCTTGACACAGCATAAACTCATCAGATTCGAGTAATCAGATCTGCGAGAACAGAAAACTCTCTAACCTCGTGGCACTGCCAGAATAACGAGAGAACATTATTCTCATAAAACTATGATAATCATTAGACGTTGACGAAGAACATAAAGGTCTTAAAAATCCAAGGTCTCCCCACCTCTTAGCGTCAAGATGGCAGCCAGAGCGAGGAGACCTAAATTTCTTAGATCGCGGCGATGACGGCTGTGCGAGAAAACCATCGTACAGGAGCGTGCGACAACTACCGTGTCCCCAACCCGATCTCGTGGGAGGAGAGAATGAAGAGAAAAAAATGTGACTACAGGTGGCGCTAAGTGGGTTGGGTGACAATTGGGCTGACATGGTCACATGGAGGACATATCATCTGTGCGGGCATGGCGCATCCTATTTGGCGCTTCAGGCGCCTGTTACAGTGTAATTTGTAAATGGGCGCCTGAAGCAGTCCAAGCTAGGCCAGCtcattctattttttcttcttttttagaaATGTTACAAATGTGCGAGAACTGGGATTCAAACTCGCGCCCCACTCATTCCAACCGCTCCACTCTAATCACCAGGCCATCGCTCTCTAGTGCACAAGAATATTTCGCTTCGATGTTTTATTTCGTTTCTTCACATTCGCGAAAGCCCAGTTTTGGGAAGCTTCCCAAACAAATTTTTCCCGGTTCACGGTTTAGTTTACAAATGGTTTTATTCGGGTTTTCTTTCCCCCCTTGTttctttccttttctcttttttctaaatgcatgatttttttcaagaattttgtgtttttaaaaatcgatgaacttaaaaaaaattatgaacttttttttagatttgatgaacttttttcaaaatcgatgaactttttttcagatttgatgaacttttttcaaattcgataatTTTTTTTCACATTACATGactttttccaaaatcgatgaacttttttcaaattagatGAACTTTTCTTCAAGATCGATGTACTTTTTTAAATGAATGAATTTTTTAAACTCGATGAACGTTTTTCAAAATCGATAAACTTTATTTCaactttgatgatttttttcaaatggatgaacttttagaaaaaatatgaactttttttcaagtttgatgatttaaaaaaataaaaaacccttTTTGAAATcttaattttagtgatttttcattttcattttgttttttaaGTCAACGGTTGGCTGATCAACCGCGACCATTCAAACATCCCTCAAGTGAGCGAGCGACCAGGCGGGGCGAGCCGAGGGCTCGCCACATGGGCCGACCCATGATTTGGCGGCTGTGAGTGCCAGCTCTCTTAGCTGTGCCTAAAGCGCCAACTAGGAGCATCCTTCTATATTGCCCTCGTATATGAGCTGAGTTTGAGGAGTGTTGTATAGTCTGGACATATAAGAGGAAAAATAAGAGTTTGATTGGGTGGGCTTTCTTTTTAGACGTCGATAGT
Proteins encoded in this window:
- the LOC123051437 gene encoding 24-methylenesterol C-methyltransferase 2-like, which gives rise to MEPATMAWTLAAAGFALVYWFVWVMGAAEVQGKRAVDLQMGSIADDKVGDRYSQYWSFFRSPKETAAAATADKVPAFVDTFYNLVTDIYEWGWGQSFHFSPSLPGRSHREATRVHEERVADLLEARPGKRLLDVGCGVGGPMRAIAAHSGSDVVGITINEYQVNRARSHNRKAGLDAQCEVVCGNFMAMPFPDASFDGAYSIEATCHAPRLQDVYGEVFRVLKPGGLYVSYEWVTTPLYRADDPEHVEAIHGIERGDALPGLRRQDEIAAVAKEVGFEVVKELDLALPPALPWWTRLKMGRLSYWRNSLVIRALTLLRVAPKGVSEVHEMLYETAHHLTRGGETGIFTPMHMVLLRKPAAAAE